AGTAACGGTGTCGGCAAAACCACGCTGAACAACACCGTGTGCGGCATTAATCCTGCGTGGCAGGGCGCCGTGCGGTTCGACGGTCACGACCTGACCGGGCGACACTACCGCGCCGTCGTCGGAGCCGGCCTGATCCAGGTGCCGGAAGGCCGGCGAATTTTCCCGAACCTGAGTGTGCGCGAAAACCTCGAGCTTGGCGCATTTACGCGCGGCAAGCCGAATCGGAGCCGCAACCTCGCGCGGATGCTGGAGATATTCCCGCGTCTTGGCGAACGGATCGATCAGCCGGCGGGCACGATGTCGGGCGGCGAGCAGCAGATGCTCGCGATCGGCCGCGGCTTGATGGCCGAGCCGCGTTTGCTGATTCTGGACGAGCCGTCGCTGGGTTTGTCGCCGTTGATGGTCGAAGAAATGTTCGCGCTCATTGCGCGGCTGCAGAACGAGGGACTCGCGATTCTGCTGGTCGAACAGAATGTCGGCCAGTCGCTCGAAACCGGACAGCGTGGCTATGTGCTGGAGAACGGGCTGGTCCGTTACTCCGGCACATGCGCGGAGTTGATGGCCAGCGACGAATTGCGTCGCGCCTATTTGGGGATGTAGT
The Paraburkholderia hospita DNA segment above includes these coding regions:
- a CDS encoding ABC transporter ATP-binding protein, which codes for MSALLEVSGLRTGYGRTEVLRGVDMRVDEGEIVVLLGSNGVGKTTLNNTVCGINPAWQGAVRFDGHDLTGRHYRAVVGAGLIQVPEGRRIFPNLSVRENLELGAFTRGKPNRSRNLARMLEIFPRLGERIDQPAGTMSGGEQQMLAIGRGLMAEPRLLILDEPSLGLSPLMVEEMFALIARLQNEGLAILLVEQNVGQSLETGQRGYVLENGLVRYSGTCAELMASDELRRAYLGM